One genomic region from Fimbriimonadaceae bacterium encodes:
- the tsaA gene encoding tRNA (N6-threonylcarbamoyladenosine(37)-N6)-methyltransferase TrmO — protein sequence MSQEPAPSVTFEPIGYVRNEKQLKFETPHQPQTESDETNLIVLQPGRQFDLALEDLEGFERIWLIFWFDRNKDWRPRVLPPRGPAKRRGVFATRAPHRPNPIGLTSVRLLGIEGLTLRVGPLDLIDGTPILDIKPYIATIDAYPESSLGWVGEVDSAIAAAPKFEIVVTELARKQLNWLREEWGIDFTDRAFSILRTDPTPHRTRRILQIEKNCYRLACGPWRLYYRIDAQTVTVESIDKGFPDESLHGEGWEKIPDRDAQLAFRSDATLLNES from the coding sequence ATGAGTCAGGAACCGGCGCCGAGCGTCACGTTTGAGCCCATCGGATACGTCCGCAACGAGAAACAGCTCAAGTTTGAGACTCCCCACCAGCCGCAGACCGAGTCCGACGAAACCAACCTCATCGTCCTGCAGCCCGGGCGGCAGTTCGATCTGGCCCTGGAAGATTTGGAGGGGTTCGAGCGCATCTGGCTGATCTTCTGGTTCGACCGCAACAAAGACTGGCGGCCCCGAGTGCTCCCCCCGCGCGGCCCCGCCAAGCGTCGCGGCGTCTTCGCAACCCGCGCCCCGCACCGCCCCAACCCCATCGGTCTCACCAGTGTGCGGCTGTTGGGCATCGAAGGGCTGACCCTGCGCGTCGGCCCGCTTGACCTCATCGACGGCACCCCGATCCTCGACATCAAGCCCTACATCGCCACCATCGACGCCTATCCCGAAAGCAGTCTGGGGTGGGTGGGCGAGGTCGATTCGGCGATTGCCGCCGCTCCAAAGTTTGAGATCGTGGTGACGGAACTCGCCCGCAAACAGCTGAACTGGCTGCGCGAAGAATGGGGGATCGACTTCACCGACCGCGCCTTCTCCATCCTGCGAACGGACCCCACGCCGCACCGCACCCGCCGCATCCTCCAAATCGAGAAGAACTGTTACCGCCTCGCCTGCGGTCCCTGGCGGCTCTACTACCGCATCGACGCCCAAACCGTCACCGTCGAATCCATCGACAAAGGCTTCCCCGACGAATCCCTCCACGGCGAGGGTTGGGAAAAGATTCCGGATCGGGATGCGCAGTTAGCGTTTAGAAGCGATGCGACGCTCTTGAATGAGTCGTAG
- a CDS encoding photosynthetic reaction center cytochrome c subunit encodes MRRYARIAILAVSLVPITLLSAQQSPSSQGPMCEEVYANIKVFKGVPASDLIPAMEFMSASLGFQCSSCHDPKDYSAESPIKETARKMVTMQRDINTRYFDGKLEVTCMSCHNGKEHPAGAPIPAAISLRHERMENAPKPADLFAKHMGAVGTSATAIVRTGTLTAPNDATHKIETMPLEMIHAEGGKFRLISGERKVNSDGKQIWYNTFPMTDEPAAIFGRIGRTWQDEGLFSELTRTTVVGKDKVGKTEVVVVRSTRPSTASTEELYFDSKSGLLVRMVNIKRSTIGSVITVIDYSNYKNVGSAKLPMKIVVTFAGNESWTMDFKSAKTDSKIEDSIFGSGGG; translated from the coding sequence ATGCGTCGTTACGCTCGAATCGCAATCCTTGCCGTTAGCCTTGTGCCCATCACCCTCTTATCAGCCCAACAGTCACCATCCTCACAAGGCCCCATGTGTGAAGAGGTCTACGCAAACATCAAGGTCTTCAAGGGCGTCCCTGCGTCCGACCTTATCCCGGCAATGGAATTCATGTCGGCTTCGCTCGGGTTCCAATGCTCCAGTTGCCACGACCCCAAGGACTACTCCGCCGAATCGCCCATCAAAGAGACCGCAAGAAAGATGGTCACCATGCAAAGGGACATCAACACCCGATACTTTGATGGAAAGCTCGAAGTCACCTGCATGAGCTGCCACAACGGAAAAGAGCACCCCGCCGGTGCACCCATACCCGCCGCGATAAGCCTGCGGCACGAGAGGATGGAGAATGCCCCCAAACCTGCCGACCTCTTCGCCAAACACATGGGCGCCGTCGGCACAAGCGCAACGGCCATCGTCAGAACGGGAACACTCACAGCACCGAACGACGCTACTCACAAGATAGAGACGATGCCCCTAGAGATGATCCATGCAGAGGGCGGCAAATTTAGACTGATCTCCGGCGAGCGCAAGGTCAACAGCGACGGCAAACAGATTTGGTACAACACCTTCCCAATGACCGACGAGCCAGCGGCCATCTTCGGGCGCATCGGCAGAACTTGGCAAGACGAAGGGCTATTCAGCGAACTTACACGTACAACCGTAGTCGGCAAAGATAAAGTTGGAAAGACGGAGGTGGTCGTCGTCCGATCAACGCGCCCCTCCACTGCTTCGACCGAGGAGCTTTACTTCGATAGCAAATCCGGGCTGCTCGTGCGAATGGTGAATATCAAGCGCAGCACCATTGGCTCGGTTATCACAGTCATCGACTATTCAAACTATAAAAATGTCGGAAGCGCGAAACTGCCGATGAAAATCGTCGTCACTTTCGCCGGCAACGAGAGCTGGACAATGGACTTCAAGTCGGCAAAGACAGACAGCAAGATCGAAGATTCAATCTTCGGGTCTGGCGGCGGATAG